The genomic window TGTTCGCCAACGAGCTCGACGTCGGCACTAGAACGGAGCGGCTCCCGGTGCCAACGTCGAACGGTTCGGTGGCCGAGTAGGCGGGAATGGGCGCGACGATCGACTCGAGCGCATCCTGCGGGAGCTCCACCGGGCACGACGCGCTCTCGACATCGCGCAACATCGCCGCGCGACGCGAGAGCTCGGCGGCCCCCACGACTTGAACGAATGAGCCCACGATGCGCGGCGGCGCCACTGGCCCCGCGGCTTCGAGCGCCGCTTCCATCTCGGCGGCGGTCGCGTAGCGTTGCGCCGGATCGCGCGCGAGCGCCTTCAGCACCACCGCGTCGAGCGCTGGCGAAACGGCGGGCGCGAGATCGCTCGGTGGCGGGACCGTTCGCTCCATGACCTGACGAACGATGTCCGCCGGTGAGTCGCCGGCGAAGAGTCGCTTGCGCGTCAGCGCCTCCCAGAGGACCGCACCAGCGGCGAAGACGTCCGTGCGGCGGTCGATGGGTTCGCCGGAGACCTGCTCCGGCGACATGTACGGGAGCTTGCCCTTGACGTGACCGGTCTCCGTCGTGGCGCCATAGCCGACAGCCTTCGCGACACCGAAGTCGATCACGCGCGCGACGCCATCGATGCCGACGAGAACGTTGTGCGGGGACATGTCACGATGAACGATGCCGAGCGGTACCCCATGATCGGAACAGGCCTCGTGGGCGGCATGCAAACCGCGGAGGACGCCCATGGCGATCGCGACCGCAACGGCGACTGACAAGGGTTCGCTCGAGGCACGGACGAGATAGGCGAGCGAGAGACCCTCCACGTATTCCATAACGAGGCAGAGCTCGTTGCCAGAGCGAATGACGTCCAGCGTGGGAACAACGTTGGGGTGGCGAATGCGCGAACAAAGGCGCGCCTCGTCGATGAAGCTCGCGGCGAACTCTGGATCCTCCAGCAGGTGCGCGTGGAGTCGCTTGACGGCAACGACACGCGCGAAGCCCGCCTCGCCCTCGAGACGGCCTAAATGCACGCTGGCCATGCCGCCACGGCCAAAGGCCTGGTGAACCGCGTAGCGGCCTACGCGAAGCAACGGCAACGCCCCCTCACCCATGGCCGCTTGACAGGGTATCATCGCCCCGATGGGCGGCGGGCGATCGCGTGGCTTTGTCGGTTTTGCCCTGGCTACGGCGGTGCTTGCGCTCGTTCCCCGCGCGGCCCGCGCCACCGACGACAAGCGCGCACAGACGCTCTTCGACGAGGGCCTCAGCGCCATGGAGGCCGGCCGCTTCGAGCAAGGGTGCCCCGCGCTAGAGGAAAGCGTGCGCCTCTCGCCGTTGCCGGGGGCGCTCTTCACACTGGCGGAGTGCGAGGTTCGCTGGGGTCGCTTCGCGATGGCGCTCACGCGCTACGAGACCTACCTCGAGCGCTTCGAGCGGATGACCCCCGGCGAGCGCGCGAAGCAGCGCGGGCGTGAGAAGGTCGCCGCGTCGCAGGCGGCGGCGCTGCGTGGGCGCGTGGCGAAGTTGATCGTGCGCGTTCGAGGAGCCCCGGCGGGCGCGCGTGTGACGAACGGCGACGTCGAGATCCCGCAGAGCGAGTGGGGAGCGGAGCGCAACGCCGATCCCGGCACCGTGACGTTGACGCTTCGCTCTGCAAGTGGGACCGCGCTCGCGAGCGAGAGCGTCACGTTGTTGCCCGGTGCCCGACGTGAGCTCCTGCTCACGGCCGCGGCAACGCCGCCCGAAGCTCGTGACACCTCCCCAACAGCAACGGGACCGGCGCCCGCGAGTCGAGAGGCCGACGGTCCGCCTGCCTGGCCTTGGGTCCTGGGCGGCGTTAGCGTCGCCGCCCTCGCCGGCGGTGCGGCGACGAGCGTCGTCACGCTGTCGGCCTCAAAGGTCGTCGACGAGCGGTGCCGCGACCGCGTCTGCGACGCCGAGGGCCTCGACGCGGTCGAGCGCGCGAAGACGTGGGGCTGGGTGGCCACGGGGTTCCTCGCCGCAGGTGCCGTTGGCGTCGGCGTCTCTGGATACGTTCTGTTGACGGCGAATCGACGAACCGCCGCCACGGCGGCGCCCACCGCTGCGCTCCGCGTGAGCGGCCCCGGCCTCGAGCTAAGGGGGACCTTTTGAAGTCGCGCATCGCGCTCTTCGGCATCGTCGCGACGTCTGCGTTGCTGGGCTGCGGCATACTGCTCGGCGTCGAGGGCGACTACACGCTCCGCGCGGACGACGCGGCGACCTCGAGCGGTGACGTCACGACGGAGACGAGCGGTTTGAGCGACGCGAGCGGAGACGCCACCGCCGACGGCGGTGTGCTCCCCGATGCGGCGAGCGACGGGCCAATGCTCACGCCCGACGTCGCTGACGTCGCCGAGGGCGGTCGCCCGACCGCCGATGCGTTGGCCGACGTAGCCCCAGAGGCGGCCGCCGACGCGGGACCGCCTTTGGCTTTCGGCCCGACTCCCGGACACGTCAACCCATGCGGCTTCGCCGCAAGCGCGGGGTCGTGCACCACGCCGTCGAACCGCTGCTGTTATGGCTCCGATGGCGGCTACTGCCAACTCTCGACGGAGGCCTGCAACCTACCTCGCTCCGCCATCGTCGAGTGCGACGAGGCCGCGGACTGCTCCGGCACCGGCAGCGACATCTGTTGCCTCGATGTGCAGTCGGGCGATCGCCCCTTCGCACGCTGCAAAGCGTCATGCCCGGTGCGCATCTGCCGCGCCGACGCCGAGTGCCCCAACAGCGAGAAGTGCCTGCCATGGCCGTGCCCGAACGGGCCTGTGCGCTCGTCGTGCAACGGCGAGGGGTACAACCCCGCGCTCTGTTTCTGAGCAACGGTATCGCCGGCTACGCGCAACCGGGCGCGCGTCAGCCGCGCCCAAGCCGGTCGCCCAACCGATGCCTCCATGCGTCGTTCCGTCGCCTTCTGTCCTCACTTCCGAGTCCGGCAGCGCTGGCGGACCGGATAAGTCACGATTTTCCGCAGACGCGCCCTCGGCACACCGCGTGCTGAATGCTCCGTCATGCGGACAACGGCCTCGCTCAGCGGGTTGACGCTCGCCCTCGCGCTCTCCGCGGCCGCCTGCACCGGCGTCATTTCGGGGGATGACACCGTGCTCGGCGCGGGAGGTGGCGCCGCTGAAGGCACCGTTCGCCCTCGCGGCGCCTGCGCTCCCGTTCGCAAGACCGCCTACCGCCGGATGAACGCCCGGGAGTTCCAAGCCGCGGTACGCGACCTCTTTGAGGTACCCGCCCTGGAACTGGGCGAATATCCGCAAGACTTCTTCAGCACCCGCGGCTTCGACAACGACGACATCAACACGCGCACGAGCCCCGTCGACGCGGAGAAGGTGTTCACGGCAGCCGAGCGAGTGGCGGGCCAGGTCGCCTCCGCCCCCGGGTCGAAGTTCGGCGCCTGCAAGACGGCGACCGACCTTCGCGCCTGCCTCACCCCACTCCTGACGTCCACGCTCCGACGCGCCTACCGGGCTCCCGTCGACCCGACGGTCTTGGGCGCGCTCCTCGACGTCGCGGCGGCGGCGCCTGACAAGGGCGAGGGCATCGCCGACGCGATCGCCGCGATGCTTGCGTCGCCTCGCTTCGTTATGCACCTCGTCGACTACGAGCGAAACCTCGACAAGGACGGCACGCACGAGCTTTCACCCCACGAGCTCGCCTCGCGGCTGTCGTTCTTCTTGTGGTCCAGCGTCCCCGACGACCAGCTCCTCGACCTCGCCGACAGCACCAAGCTCCGCGATCCCGCGGTCCTCGCTTCGGAGGTTCGGCGCATGCTCGCGGATGCGCGTGCCTCACGCTTTCTCGCAACGTTCCCGAGTCAGTGGCTTGGCTACCACCGCGTTGCGACGTCGACGCGAGACGCCAAGACCTACCCGGAATTCGACGACACGCTCAAGCGCTCGATGGTGACCGAGTCGAACATGCTCTTCGACGACGTGCTCAAGAGCGGGGCGCCGGCCGACACGCTCGTCACGGCGACCCACTCGTTCGTGGACCGTTCCCTCGCGAGCCTCTACGGCGTTCCCTTTCCCGGCGACGCGAAAGATCCCTTCGCGCGCGTGAGCCTGGAAGGCACACGGCGCCGAGGCCTCATGATGCAGGCGGCGACCATGACGGCGACGGCCACTGGCAACCTCGCCATTCACCGCGGGGTCTTCGTCCTTTCGCGCGTTCTGTGCGAGCCGCTCGGTCTGCCTCCGCAAGCGGTCTCCCTGAAGCCCGGGCCAGCAGCCCGCACGGAGCGCGAGAAGCTGGCGGCTCACGCGAGCGATCCGGTGTGCAACGGATGCCACGCCCGCATCGATCCGATCGGCCTCTCCTATTCGAACTTCGATGCCATCGGGCGCTTCCGAAGGGCCGACGAAGCGGGGCCCATCGACGCCTCTGGGAAGCTCCCGGACGGCCGCGCGTTTGGCGACGCGGCCGACCTCGCGTCGTTCGTGGCCTCGGGCGACACCTTCGAGATCTGCCTCGCGAACCACCTCGCCTCCTTCGCAACAGCACGCATCGTCGAGGGCGATGAGATGTGCCTGCTCAAGGAGGTCGTCGGGCGAGGCACCGCCGATGGGACCACGTCAATCCCGCGGCTCATCAGCGAGCTGGTCGCGAGCGATCTCTTCTCTCTGAGCCGCATGGTCGAGCGCTGAACCCGGAGCATCGATGAAGAAGATCTGGCAAATCGATCGGCGTACCTTCCTGCGAGGCTTCGGCGCCGCCGTGGGGCTGCCCATGCTCGACATCATGGCGCCCTCGTTGGCCCATGCGCAGATCGCGACCCCGAAGACCCGGCGTCTCGTCTGGATCTACATCCCGCACGGGTACATCGCCTCGGCTGCGAAGCCCGACTACCTGATGAACCTCCTCGGGGACATGCGCCCCAACGTGAGCGTGGTTCACGGCCTAAGAAACGAGTACCCGGCCGTCAGCCAGAACGGGCACTTCTCCATCTGGGCACCATTTCTGAACGGCGTCCCGACCAAGAATCCCGCGGCCGTGCAGACCACTTTCGACCAGCGCATAGCCGGCGCACAACCCGCTGGCTCGAAGGTCGCGACCTTGAGCATCAACGTGGAGCCTGCCGATCAGGTTCATGACTTCAACGTCCAACAGGCGAACAACCCTTCGTTCAAGGGCCCCAACCAGCCCGTGCCCGCTTTGTCGAACCCGCTCGACGCCTACAACCGCCTCTTCGCCGGCGGCGCGCCGGTGCAGGCCGACCAACGCATGGCCGAACAACTCAAACGGCGACGCGGCATCCTCCACTACACGCTCGAAGACTCGAAGAAGCTCATGAGCAAGGGGAGCGCGAGTGATCGCATTCGCCTCGAGGAGTACTTCCAGGGTCTGTCGGAGCTCGATCAGCGGCTTCTGACTCAGCTGGGCGGCGGCGGCGGCGCAACCTGTACGCCGCCGGCGGGGGTGACGAACTCGGCCAATTACGGGACGAGGCTCCAGATGTTCTACGACATCGCGTTTTTCGCGAACCTCTGCGATCTCACGCGCGTCACCACCTTCATGCACGCGCCGGAGAACAACGCCATCGTCAACCAGGCCTTCGTGCCCGGCGTCCAGGTCGGCGCCGGGTGGCACGCTCACTCGCACTACGGACCGGAGAATGCTGGCATGAACGGCGGCGGCGGACCGGCCAACTCGACCGACGCGAACGTGAACCGGAGCGAT from Myxococcales bacterium includes these protein-coding regions:
- a CDS encoding protein kinase, yielding MGEGALPLLRVGRYAVHQAFGRGGMASVHLGRLEGEAGFARVVAVKRLHAHLLEDPEFAASFIDEARLCSRIRHPNVVPTLDVIRSGNELCLVMEYVEGLSLAYLVRASSEPLSVAVAVAIAMGVLRGLHAAHEACSDHGVPLGIVHRDMSPHNVLVGIDGVARVIDFGVAKAVGYGATTETGHVKGKLPYMSPEQVSGEPIDRRTDVFAAGAVLWEALTRKRLFAGDSPADIVRQVMERTVPPPSDLAPAVSPALDAVVLKALARDPAQRYATAAEMEAALEAAGPVAPPRIVGSFVQVVGAAELSRRAAMLRDVESASCPVELPQDALESIVAPIPAYSATEPFDVGTGSRSVLVPTSSSLANMPPLAQQRRRVLIGLGAGIVSTAMLAAFAATRFAPSPSAPNGAAPIVDANTTPGDVAVGFVTPALSSPGVATAPSATQPTLTASASARAPERGAPRPPDRRPVLKAPRTVSSVPSPSSLYSRE
- a CDS encoding DUF1592 domain-containing protein, whose amino-acid sequence is MRTTASLSGLTLALALSAAACTGVISGDDTVLGAGGGAAEGTVRPRGACAPVRKTAYRRMNAREFQAAVRDLFEVPALELGEYPQDFFSTRGFDNDDINTRTSPVDAEKVFTAAERVAGQVASAPGSKFGACKTATDLRACLTPLLTSTLRRAYRAPVDPTVLGALLDVAAAAPDKGEGIADAIAAMLASPRFVMHLVDYERNLDKDGTHELSPHELASRLSFFLWSSVPDDQLLDLADSTKLRDPAVLASEVRRMLADARASRFLATFPSQWLGYHRVATSTRDAKTYPEFDDTLKRSMVTESNMLFDDVLKSGAPADTLVTATHSFVDRSLASLYGVPFPGDAKDPFARVSLEGTRRRGLMMQAATMTATATGNLAIHRGVFVLSRVLCEPLGLPPQAVSLKPGPAARTEREKLAAHASDPVCNGCHARIDPIGLSYSNFDAIGRFRRADEAGPIDASGKLPDGRAFGDAADLASFVASGDTFEICLANHLASFATARIVEGDEMCLLKEVVGRGTADGTTSIPRLISELVASDLFSLSRMVER
- a CDS encoding DUF1552 domain-containing protein, with amino-acid sequence MKKIWQIDRRTFLRGFGAAVGLPMLDIMAPSLAHAQIATPKTRRLVWIYIPHGYIASAAKPDYLMNLLGDMRPNVSVVHGLRNEYPAVSQNGHFSIWAPFLNGVPTKNPAAVQTTFDQRIAGAQPAGSKVATLSINVEPADQVHDFNVQQANNPSFKGPNQPVPALSNPLDAYNRLFAGGAPVQADQRMAEQLKRRRGILHYTLEDSKKLMSKGSASDRIRLEEYFQGLSELDQRLLTQLGGGGGATCTPPAGVTNSANYGTRLQMFYDIAFFANLCDLTRVTTFMHAPENNAIVNQAFVPGVQVGAGWHAHSHYGPENAGMNGGGGPANSTDANVNRSDLQKIIVWHYGKALEFARRLRGVKLPTGATLLDESLVAWGSSFADSNSHATNGLLWHLAGTGNGSFKAGVDVDAGGSKISNLWLTLMQGFGVSASSLGDGTQPIVALRA